TGACACGAGTAGGTCAAAAGTGGAAGTAGTAGTAGAAAAAGTGTGCTACTAGTCACATCAAATTCATCTAGCACTTCAGTCGTATAAATAATAGCGACTACAGTTGTTCCTCACTAGTATCTTGTTGTGTCCTACTCGTACGCCAAAGTTGTTCCGCGagtgtgcagaaatgtcaaCCAGTAAAACACAAACCGTGACTAGTCGTCATTCTACTCATGCACTGATTTAAAAGTGAGTACAGGTTGGAGTGTACTAGTACACGAACCTTAAGATAGTGATAAAGGACTGAAGGCTCAAACGGCTTTCCTTACTTGCTAGCAGGCTAACCTGAGATCTTTTCCAACACCCTGACCCGGTATTTCGCCAGATGGCGACGGCCACCAATCCCCGCTCACAATCGAGATTAAGATTACACCGCGCATGCACACGCAGGCAGGCCAGGGGATGATATAAGCGAGAATCTGTCACGGAGTTGCGGCTTAACTTGTTAAAGCAAGCCAACGATCAGGGCTCGGGAGGAGTGGCGTCCATCAAAGTCTTGATGTCGCTAAAATAAGGTAGGGCAGAAGATAAGAGGCGGCCGGACGGCTCCGGCGGCATGATGGCAGCCCCCGCCACCATCTTCCGTGGTTGAGCTTCCCAGCAGGCGCGCGGCGGATGTCATGGGCTTTCTGGAAAACTACCAGGAGATCGACCCCGTCACTCTCAACTTGTGCATCCTGATCGCCAGCTACGTCATCCTgctcctcgtcttcctcatctCCTGCATCATGTACGACTGCCGTGGCAAGGACCCCACCAAGGAGTACGCGCCTGACCCGCAGCCCACCCAGTCGCCCATCCGCCTGGTGGTCATGCAGAGCTCCCCGGCGCCGGTGGCGCGTTGGGACACCGCCAACATGATCGCCACCTACCATGAGCCCTCGCAGGCAGACTTCCGGGAGAAGAAGAGCACCATGGTTTGAGCCGCCACGGTGCCCCCCTGGCTCGGACTCCTCCACATGACTTTCCTTTCATCGCTTGCCCCGTTTTTGCTTTATGTTGGAACTCATCGAGGTCGAGCGACATGTGTTGGCCTTGTTAAGCGTGCGTGCACGTGAAATCCCGCTCAAGGATCCTCGAGCCAAAGCCAGCAGTCTGCTCCCATGTCAGATGTCACAACTGATAAGGCGCACGCTTGTTTTGATGCACTCTTTCAGCCTCGGGATTACGGTGAGTGAAAACATTCGGAGAAATGTTGCCCAGGTGGGCAATAAAAGCCGCTGAAGAGAGACTTGCTTTAATCAGGAAGGATGTCGCCTTTTCCTTGAGCTGTGTGCTGTTCAGGTCTTTCACCCCTGACGAAGGGCAATACACCCTTGGATCTTGAAATATCATGAACCAATCCGTTTTTGGACTTTGGAAATGTCATAAGTCACTTCAGGGTCACAGATTCACCAGGTGGAACTAAATGTAGGAGTTTGCACTGATTGGGCATCCGTTTGACTCCATTACATTATTGggccgaatataagacggccctgattataagacgaccccctttttttcaagactcaagttagaaaaaagactttttgaacaccaaataaatttttatacagaaagtaattacagtacatctgaaacaaatgattctagcAATCTATTTgatagaaaaagcatgttattttgcctaattcaaatcttaatatctgaacatttaaacatggaaactaaagtgcaatcacattcgtaaatgaatggcttctggtttttgaaatgtaaattacatcataacttctcctcagctgccggttaatatggcgccatctagcgttgtgatgggtatgtctagaccccgaatataagacgacccccactttttcaatcttacttcaatgcaaaaaacaccgtcttatattcgagccaatacggtattttgatCTCAGAGGGTCATAAATCaatccattttgaaaatgcattGTTCTTTTTGCTTTTATACTGTCCAGCTGTTTACTCTGGTCTCGAAACCTCATAAATCAATCTGCTACGGGTTTGGAAGTCACTCAAGGGTCACCAATTGATTTATTGCATCAGAGGAAATCTACCATTTGGCGTTTTAACAACAGGCAACTTAGACTGTCCACTAATGCCCTGTTTTATGGTTTATAGGTGTCATTTTAGTTTGATTACATAATTCAAATTCAGATTGGTTGGGGGAGTCTCAATGGTCATAAATGCATTGTTTccgttgtttgttttacatcaGTGTTATACTCTGTTCTGAGGTTTTATGAAGGTTTTACTACTTTATTTGGAATTTCATGCGTGGGAGgtaggtggatggatggagacttcattcattcagtgaGGGAAATTGAATGGTGGTTGTGACTCAAAGGTTATAAACCTTGCATTTTAATGCTGTTCTGTGGTTTTAAGACATCTGGGTAGAATGTTATATTATGTATGATAGTTATTAATTGTTCCACCACTATTGTCTTTGATTGTTTTGCTCCTATTTTGAGAACTGGGTGTGGAAGGTGTCATAAATCACTCCGCTTTTTACATAAGTGTCCATTCTCTGAGCATGTCATTGTTGTCTTTAGCTGTGTTTTATCCAAATCCAGATTGACTTCCTGATTGGCTGCTGTTCACAGATTAGCTTCCAACATTTGGTTAAGTCTGGTCGTAGCCCTTACGTAATTCCGAGAGTGCTTCTTCAAGTTGGGAGCGCTCCAAAAACAAGAGCTGACACTCttgtcttgttgctgtagtCAATCGATTTTCCATTCGATCAATAAAAACACCACAAACACCAAAAAGGGAGACAGTCCGATAATGTAATTATCATCACtcagagaaaatgaaaagatCTGTTCCTTGCACAGATCTTCAAATAACAtttgtcactcccagttgaagttcacTGTACAACATccataaaagagaaaaaaatacatctctaAACACCCAAATGATCAAAAACCATATGCACTACCAAAAGTCCATAAGCTGAATGCTAACATGCAATGTGAACTGCCTTAGATTGGCCAACTGAAATtagcatcaaaatgacattaattCTAAACCTTCAAATAACTGCAAGAACACAATCATCAATAGCATTACTTTTCAAATGCAGATGGTTCTTCTTCTTTCAATTAATTACGCTGCATCTCTTCCATTAGCGCTCAGTGCTGCCTGACCTGTGTCACTGCACTGAAGGCAACTCCACTGTAGCTTCTGACTTGCTTGAATCTCCATCCATTACTTGAACCTCTTCGAACCCTGTACTTCTGCGCTgtaaggcggacgtgctaaccagacgACCACCGTAACGTCTTGCATGTATACTTTCAAAAAGAAtgcttaaaaatttgtgaaTCAGAATATAGTGGAGGAACACCAGTTATACTTTATTGTAGTTCATTGGATTGACTTTACAATGTATAACAGTTAAGGATGTGATAGCGCGACTTCAAACGTGTCCCGCATGCCCGGTAAGGCTTTTAATGCGTCATTTTAGGATATACTTATTTGTCGGATGAGAAGGATCAATTGGCAAGCAAGAGATTTTCAGTGGCCAAAAGCAGAGGATTGCGCTTTCATAAACACTTATATTTCACTCAGCAGCCACGCTTACGTAATAACCATTTGGGTGCCATCTGGAGAATATCACTTTCAAGAACCAACTGCcattcaaaataacacaaatttaaataaaaaaaaattaaaattccaaTACGTTACAGTCCGAGATGCAATAACTGTGTAACAGTGcgtcaacaggaaaatattggtCCTTACATGTACATACACAGCTGCTCAAGGGTGTGCAGTGACCTTTGAATGTGACAGAGGATCACAACATCCCACGTCATTGTACTCACCTGATGTATTTGGTAGGGAGCAGTGGAAAGTAAAAGTGTGTTTTACCTGATTTGGTATGCTAAACAGCTTTTGTTGATGGGGATTTGTGGAGAGattgctgctgctgatgatatTGCTGGAGCTGGGCTGATTTGGCCCGAGTGCAGAAGCTACAAAAGAAAATGGGAGAATAGTTGGTTAGGCAAGTATGATATGATTACAACAAGTACGCACCGGAAATGACTGACTGCGAATAACCTGTTGTACCACTGACAGTTTGGAAACGCCATGTTGAGACAGACACTGATGCAGAATGAAATAATGACGAACTATAATCTGATGCCTATGGCACAATTGGACTTTTGGATATATCAGTAAACCCTATCCAATAACGAGACAGgttttgcatgggttttctgcagTAATCGCAAATATATCTTTGGCTTTCTGTATACTGTGGGACGACTTAATTAAACAGTACAAACGGAGAGAGTAGCGACGACCTTGCTGAGAACAGGTGCAGCAGCTTATCTTGAAAAGAACAGTGGGTTAAGTTGTTTCTGACATAATCTGCAAGCGTCTCATGACCAAGGGTAGCAAAATAatgagctatatatatatatatatatatatatattttttaaattgtgttgttgatttttaaagGTATGAAAATGgctttcacacgcacacacttaaaaAAGGGCCAAAGGATCAACGTGAGCCTCAGTGGCAAAAGGACCTCTCCCAGGGCACTGATAGCGACAATccacaccccaccaccaccaccacccccactgCACGTGCCTGCAGATTCGAAACCGTTTGAAATTGTAATTGAAAAGCATTTTTCTTAATTCAATTTTGAATATGTTTTGGCAATGTAAATTTCAATGTAAAACTTGTCTGTCCGTCCGTCTGTCGACCATGCGGCATTTGC
This region of Hippocampus zosterae strain Florida chromosome 17, ASM2543408v3, whole genome shotgun sequence genomic DNA includes:
- the LOC127590085 gene encoding small integral membrane protein 36-like, with amino-acid sequence MGFLENYQEIDPVTLNLCILIASYVILLLVFLISCIMYDCRGKDPTKEYAPDPQPTQSPIRLVVMQSSPAPVARWDTANMIATYHEPSQADFREKKSTMV